Sequence from the Polypterus senegalus isolate Bchr_013 chromosome 3, ASM1683550v1, whole genome shotgun sequence genome:
TCTCACACattaattaaagatattagcgagactgtggaaagtcagtgTGTATCCTAAACgtatctgcaaacattatattggagacatacagagagacagcaacaggcacgtgccaattgcatgcatcaacccagtccgaggtgaggtgaggctcgtcactGCTGTGCCTCGTGTTTCTcttatttgaacaggaaatgcgcaaattcagcaattttgactataaaaattatcaaaattattgaaggaaacaaatttatagcacagaccagtggacaaatgtatgttatgttatcattattagttttttttaacttttcatgatCCTCCCCTGAAAGCACGTCTCTGTTCTCATGATATACTCAAATGTGTGAACCATGGATGTACAGTAAGAAGAAAGGCTCGAGAAGGCAGTTCACCTATGATCtcatcttctatttttttttgttttgggagaGGATGGGTTATTTTGACAGCATATATAAATAAACGGACAATGCATACAATTTGTCTTTATTTCAAGATCCACAGCTAACAGGCCAGTAACGCATTTGAATAGGATAAAAGGACAGAGATGGTTGGCGCAATGTTTGATTTTAAActagaaaacaaaaagataagtTTAAATTAGGTTGGTTTAACGCAGCCGTAGCTTTATGTTATAATTTGATAGGATCGTTATTATCATGtgtatacagtgaaattcttacttgcatgtaacATACAGCACATATTATGTTACTGCAGTGCAAATATTTTATGttagcattgcagtagtcagcaGTTTACCTGAAGATAGTGTCAatggcacccgggcacagacaggcagacatcttgttttgcacaaccaccacacgtttatttacagtatatacaattgttctggtcacaaagaccccagtccttcggtcacacagacccacacaagtgcacaaacccctatcccaaagtcctggcctcacgatgcctttctttgggccgccttcatcctctccttctgccttgtcctccttccacccgactccagcctcgaatgtatGAAGGAGGGCCCCTTTTAAAGAGTGCccggatgagcagcaggtgttcccggcattcctccgttggccacgccccagcatggcggaagtgccggctgtcctcctgacagccctccgggtaacacccaaggtcttccccccagcacttcctggtgtggcggaagtgctggggcaacaagtctccaagacatcggggtgcctcctggcggtgaccacgggcccctacagggaaaggcttccatgcccttgacccgtggcccccaaagcaacccggaaggcaaaccccacgtgatccaggcagggctctgaccctcttccagtccctcctggtgtcccggccgggtcatggcccctggcatccctgacaatagttAGGTCTGGATGTTTGATTGACAGAGACCTGCCACACAGGTAAGAAGAACTCTGCATTGTATAAATCCCACGTTCACAAGCCGGGGAAGATTAAAAAATGATGTCTGAGGCTCTGGAATCATAGGATAATTAAAGGTCCTCACAGAGATAAGTGGTCATTGGTGGATTGCAGAGGGAAACCGCCTTTGACAGTAGAAGTGACAATTGGTGGTTAGACGATAGTTGCCAGTTAGTTTAtttatagttatagttattttataaagcatctcCCATGGCCATAACAGCAGGAAGGTCCTACTTCTCAAAGTACAAAATGTCATTGTTACATAAACGAATATTGTTGGCACTAACTGTGATGTGGAGAGTTCCAAAGTCTTTTAGCTCTGTGTCCgttataatatccatccattatccaacgcgctatatcctaactacagagtcacggggatcTGATGGAGCCAaaccaagccaacacagggctcaacgcaggaaacaaaccccgggcagggtgccagcccaccgcatggcacacacacacacacacacacaccaagcacaaactagggacaatttaggatcgccaatgcatctaacctgcatgtctttgaattttaaattgctgCTCCATATGAGACACGCTTACCGCATTATTAAATGTTATAATAAACCTGATGTGACAGACACAGGGAGATTGCCAGTCTTTAGCTATATTGGGGTGTTAAAGAACAGTTCAACAGACAAGCGTAGAAGAGTGATCAGCGTGACAGTAACATCCAAGAACTTGTCGGGTCTGCATttgaaaaaaagatcaaatagaaGACTGCTTGCATTTCCAAGGTTGAGAATCCCTGTTCTAAGCTTAAGCCATGACATTTAGCTGTTTTAACTGTCTCTATCACTTCGGTTGATATTGTCTTTAGGCGCCCACTTGCATtttgcccttctttctttttattttattttgttttatgaagcTACCGGAAAATGAACATTAGTCATCCGTCGAATATTCGTAAATCAATTGTTTCCTGGTTTGGGAATTTTTGATACAGATGCCCCCAGGTCCTGGCGCCCCGGGAAGCGCCCAATTGTTTATGTGGTTAATTAATGATGCCCAGCATTTACCTGATTAAAGAAAACTGACACAGATCGTTAattcaaaaaagccaaaaaaaaagcaGGAGGAAGACGAAGAAAAGCCAACACGCCTCCTTCCAGTCGACCTCCACTCGCCAGACTCCTCCGCCAATTTCCCGCTCATCATTTCTGACCACAGACAGGTGCGCGCACACGTGCTTATGAAGCGCGCAGCCGCGGCGCCTTACCTGACGGTATAAGAGGACTGCTGGGCACCTCTGACTTCTTACTTTgagttttctgtttgtttttattatggcgTGTAAAGCTATGCATCAGTTGCCGCTCCTCGTATTTGGGTTGCTGACTTTCAATGTCGTTTCTGCGGCATTCGGTTCCAGGCGGCTTGGCTTTCCTTCTAAAGTCCACAAGGCTGTTGTTATACAGAAAGAGAGTTTAGTCCAGCAAAGAGCGGGATCGCCCGAAACGGTATCTGCACAATGCACTGAGTGGAACGTTATCGTCACTATCAATCCTGATCTGCTAGGTATTCAGCATCCTGTCCAGGCGTCCGATTTGTCAGTAGGGGGATGTGGAGTGACAAGCCAAACGACCACTGCCTTTGTAATCGAAGCTCCGTTACAGGGATGTGGCAGCACCGTTACGgtgagggttttttttataattaaaaaccgAGCAAAGTGGTGATTTCAACCACATGAAGCATTAGTGTATATTGCGCTTTATTTTGGCGTTAAAATTCCGATCAATGAACATCCAAAATTGTATATGGTACTTCTGTATTTCAGGtttgtgtaaatgtttttttaaatcgaCCCAATTGGCTCTTTGAAATTAGTTGCTTAAGGGGCCCTGTGAAGATGTTGGTGCCACTTAATGATTTAACAACTCTCCTGCAACTAGTTGCTACTTGTTAGTGCTGTAACATTCTTTACCATGTTTAGAAACTACAGCATTTGATATGCTTGTTTACGGTTTTTCTAGATGCTTGCTGATGAAATAGTGTACACCTTCACCCTTGACTACAATCCCTCTCCTATTCCTGGAATTCCCATTATACGAACCAACCCAGCTGTGGTGCAGATTGAATGCCATTACCCCAGGTGAGCTGCACAACAGACCTGCTAGAATCTAAGAAAAGCAATTTGGTCTTTCTAAAGCGCTGCCTTTCTGGTTGGAGGAATACATTGAAAGACCAGACTGCTGATTCAGTTGTGGGTCTGCCTCTTCCTAACTGCTTGTCACCCTTGTAGAAACCACAATGTCAGCAGTAATGCATTGAATCCCACTTGGGTCCCATATACCTCCACCATATCTGCTCAGGATGTTCTTGGATTCTCTTTGATTATAATGAACAGTAAGGCATTGATTTGTCATGTGTTGAATCCTGTTACTGTCTTTCTGAAGGATTACCTTAGACCAGATCATAAAGGTAGTGTGCTCTGTCTGCAGGTGACTGGAGTGGACCAAGTTCCTCCAAGATCATCTACCTAGGTGACCTCATCAACCTGCAGGCATCAGTCGACAGCACTAACCATGTGCCTCTGCAGCTCTTTGTGGACAACTGTGTGGCTTCATCTGTTTCAGATGGTTCTGCCCCAACATACACCTTCATTGGCAATAATGGGTGAGGAATCTAGACCTGACACTTGCCCAAGGCAAATGTCTGTCTTATAGCTTTGATCTCCTGTCTGTTTTGCAGGTGCTTTACAGACAGCAAAGTGACTGGGTCCAATTCCCAGTTCATAACTCCCAGGGTTGCTCCATCTACCCT
This genomic interval carries:
- the LOC120526761 gene encoding zona pellucida sperm-binding protein 3-like; translated protein: MACKAMHQLPLLVFGLLTFNVVSAAFGSRRLGFPSKVHKAVVIQKESLVQQRAGSPETVSAQCTEWNVIVTINPDLLGIQHPVQASDLSVGGCGVTSQTTTAFVIEAPLQGCGSTVTMLADEIVYTFTLDYNPSPIPGIPIIRTNPAVVQIECHYPRNHNVSSNALNPTWVPYTSTISAQDVLGFSLIIMNSDWSGPSSSKIIYLGDLINLQASVDSTNHVPLQLFVDNCVASSVSDGSAPTYTFIGNNGCFTDSKVTGSNSQFITPRVAPSTLQFELDAFRFYGVATSSVFITCHLKVTLVSQAIDSLNKACTYRTGLSQWTSVDGNNQVCSCCDANCATGQKRRLEMARRRPGRSVKTTPVEWEKTLVVGPLFLEGKPQPAVSEHLTAAEVKPAGSFMLVLGSMLVVLALTCSAFLLYLLYKKPQISN